The window TCCCCTTAACTGAGTGTTGTGGATGATTAGATGCAGAGTCCAGGGTATTAGGCAAACACAGGGACAGCTAATGGGTGGAGATATGANCAGGGACAGCAAATGGGTGGAGATATGTGTCACAGTGACCTATGCCCTGTCTATGATGCAAGGAATGAGGAACTTAATCCAAAGGCTTGCTCTGAGAGCAGGAAGAGATTGCCTTAAGTTAAAGATGGACAAACAAATGGCATAGTCCAGGAATCAGACAGATCGACAAGAAAGCTTACCATACAATAAGCTCCCTGCCACTTCCAAACTTTCTCCCCACAACTTGCAAACACCCCCCTCCCTGAGATCACTGACCTGCATCTGGGAATCCTCTGAATTCCCTGGGGTGGCCAAGAGTACATCCGTGGGATAAAGAAGAAGAAGCtaccatttgttttatttccaacttCCTTTCCTTAACAAGCAAAAGATAAAGTTGGCCTCTTTGCTCAGGCAAGACATGGAGTCCCATTCTGTGCATCCCCATTTTGTGTTCCATTTCTCCATCACAGAAGTGAGAACAAGGAATCCCAATCTGCGGTGGAGTGAAACACACTGCACTGTTTGACTAAGCAAAGATACATCAACACCACCAGCTCCTGGCTGCACTAGACATGTATCAGCTCTCCCGGGAACTGATTGAGAAGCTCGTCCTGAGTAATGGTGGCTGCTCCTCTGACTCTAATCGCCCATCTTTGCCACAGGgaataaaaatatctcaagatTTGCAAGAAGCTTATGAAGTTGGGTCATCAGGGGAAATTATGTTAGAAAACACAAACATTCCACCACTGGGACCTGCAAACAGTAACTTTCTCTTGCTCCAGGCACTTTCCACTGCTGCTTCTGGATACTAAGTAAGTGAATAGCAGGTTCCCTGGACATGAAATTCTATGTCCTGAAGGATAAACACAAGTACAGTTGATGGATGTAGATTCCAGAAGCAAACTTACAAATCATAGAAGTCAAGAGTACAAATAAATTCCTGATAGAGTCTGACTTTGATGTTTTAGGAACTGCAATTCAGCAGCAGTCATGATAGCCTGGAGAATCTGCTTTAGAACATTGGGAGGTTAAGGAAGTTAGCAGCATGCTACCAGAGAAGGTGGGTAGAACTGCAGACGTTCTCCTTGAAGGAGAGCAGATCATGAGTAACTTGAATCTTGTGCTATTATATCTGATGGTTTGTAATTCAAAAAGGGGGACATTGTTTGCAGGGAATGTGTTTCTTCAACATGAGGAGGTCTTTCTGAGAGTGAGAGTTGCATGTAGACAGGCAGGTGTGGAAAGGCACTAGCATACATATAGTCAGCTGCCAGGTTTCTGTACGAAAGGGTCCTGCTTTGGGTGGGTGATATGGCAGAATGATCTCCACATCATTCTGAATTTAAAAGCTCTGAGTAGAAATTGGGGTTGTTAGGGTCCAGGGAAATCTCAGATTAATTTTTTGAGATGATGACTTGGTTTGTGGGCAAATGATTCAAAATGCTTAACGAAACAGCACTTTAAAGATATATGGATCAGCTTCATTTAGATTCTGACAGCTATCACTTAGACAACCAATCcactctcacttaaaaaaaaaaaatattacccaCGCATAATCTTGTCAGCCCCATAGCTGAACTGTAGTGAGCTGCTGATGTCTAGTTGCTGGGGAGTGTGAAGTGTCCCCAGCTAAAGGCTGCATATTGGAATGAGAATTCTGTTTTGGAggcttctcttcctgcctctgctgaCTCCCCAGGCACTTCCACCTGAATGTACCCATGTGTTTGGAACCATTCTCCATGGAATCACTTGGATAATTCACAAAGAACCCGAATCCCTCACATTTTTCTCGTGTCAGCTTTTGTGGAAGATAAAAATTAGAACTTTCTAGTTTCCTTCAGCAGTATGTAGCCCCAATGTCTGTTCAGGGATCATCTCTTCCAACCCTGGGCTCCCAAACTCGTTCACTTAAACTTACCCCACATCACTTCAGCGTCTTCCCAATGGCTCTCGTGGTGAGACACCCAAGGTTTCTCTTTTACACCAGGTCCTCTTTAacccttttacttttgtttaatgTTGTCAAACTGTCCTTCCTCTCCAATACCTGGAAAAAGTGTGTGAGAAGCTGTGGGTGCTTATCTAACAGATGTATTCTATTTAACACTTGCATCATGAATCAGAATTGAGATACAAAAGAATGCCCTGCTATTGTCTATCTGCATGGAGTCTCAGTGCCACAGCAATGCCATATTTGCACATCCCCTGGTGAGCAGGAAGTTCAAGGTGAGTAGAGGTTATTTGAACCCCATTAATGGAGTCACAACCCTACAAAGGGATCTTCAGTTGATCCTTTATCAAAGAAGTGTTGGTATGTTCTTTAGAAATAACCTGTTTTGCTAGACTATAGTGAAAGGAGGAATAAAGAGAGCGAAAACAAGGCAAAAGTCAAGATCATGGATTTTCATGTTTCTCTGTTTGGTGTTTCTCTGTCTAAGGGATcattccaattatttttctttctgatttccatGACCAGgttagaaggaagagaagatggactggggaaggaaggagaacacCACTCAACAGCCTGATCATGGTGGCCCCATCATAGGCACGGGGTCCAAATACTCAGTTGTCATGTGGTGCATATGTCTTAGTGTTGGTGGATGATTTGGCCGAAGTGTATACTATGACCTTTCCTTTGACATTTtcagactcatttaaaaaatgaaaaataagctgATGAATCTGGTTCTCCTATTTTGTCATTCAGTAATCGTATGACTGGATGAGAATAGGATATATTAGAATACATGAAATCACTGTTTGGCAAACTTTGCTAAAAAGGTCCCTGAACTGCCATGCCCATTACAAATGGCACCGTGTTCATGCCCTCTGTGTTAACCTTCATTGGGATCCCNATCCATGGTCTGGAAACTATACAGTGTTGGATTGGAATTCCATTCTGCGCTATGTACATCATTGCTTTGGTGGGAAATTCTCTGCTTTTGACCATCATCAAATCTGAACCCAGTCTCCATGAGCCTATGTATATCTTTCTGGCCATGCTGGGAGCCACAGACATTGCACTTAGCACTATCATTGTCCCCAATATGCTTGGAATTTTTTGGTTCCACTTGCCAGATATCTATTTTGATGTTTGCCTCTTTCAGATGTGGCTCATTCACACATTTCAGGGTATTGAATCAGGGGTCCTTCTGGCTATGGCTCTGGACCGCTATGTAGCAATCTGTTATCCTCTGAGGCATGCTACCATATTCACTCGACAACTAGTCACTCACATTGGAATTGGGGTGACACTGCGGGCTGCCGTTCTGGTCATCCCATGTCTATTGCTCATTAAGTGTCGTCTGAAATTCTACCGAACCAAGTTAATATCCCACACTTACTGTGAACACATGGCCCTCGTGAAGCTTGCCACTGAAGATGTTTACATCAACAAATTCTATGGTCTCCTTGGAGCTTTTATTGTCGGTGGCCTGGACTTCATTCTGATCACCCTCTcctatatacaaatatttatcacTGTCTTCCACCTGACCCAAAAAGAGGCACGCCTGAAGGCATTTAATACGTGTATTCCCCACATATGTGTCTTCTTCCAGTTCTAtctccttgcttttttttcctttttcacccaCAGATCTAGATCTTCtattccatcatatatacatATCACCTTATCCAACCTTTACCTACTGGTTCCACCTTTCTTCAATCCCCTTGTTTATGGGGTGAAGATCAAACACATCCAAGATAAGGTAGTAAAAATGTTCTGTTCCAAAAGCCAGGCTTGATGTTTGATGGAAATCATTCCCCTTAAATATCCATGGCTTATCTCCTGGTCCTATGTGATGTAAAAGTCCAATGAATAGTTTGGAGTATCATCACactttatgaataaattaataaacatataaattattgTGTTAACTAATCACACAGGATATTGACTTTAAGTGAGAAGGTAGTTAGTAGAAAATGAGGGAATTAGAAGAGTAGATAAGATACTGAAATACTAAATGCTCGGCTATAAGAAAAGTCAGAACACGTGACTTTCCTTCTCACTTGATGCTGTTTTGGGGGGAATAGAGCAATTAGACATCCCTTTGCAGAATGTAGTGAGACATAATACTTACACTGATTCTTTTCTACTTAGAGCACAAAGATCAATCACCTTAATATATTATACAAGTCCCGCTACGTTCTTCCCCAATTATTCTGAAATCttctttagtgttttctttgtCCCTTAGAAATTCATCCCTTGAATATCTCTTTGTAAATGTAATCTGAACTTTGTCTGAAGTAAATATCTATAAATCTCTCCTGTTCTCAAAGCCTATCTCTATTAAGTAATTCATGTTTAATCAAATTGCTGCTTCTCGACCTAAAATATGTTTGCTCCACAAATCTGGAACTAAGGCATATAATAgcatgctaattttttttttttattgttttaagtggtcatttaaattcttcatttgtaTAAAGAGTAATTTGAGAAAAGCctggcatttgatttttttttttttaggaatgtgAAAGTAAGTTTTAGACTTATTATagacaacatttttctagacctTTGTTTAATCATTTTCCTAAATCAACCAATGGTATTATTTTGGTCTAAGAAACTGGACAGAAGTCCTGGATGCTAGGATTCTCACTATGTTGGTTTTccaaagtatgttttcttttttaatataagcaaagTACATTTTGTTAAGCATTGAGATGATCACATACTAATGATAATATTTCATAGAGAAGCTGTATTCTGCAAGCCCATCATAAGTGACGGAAAGTAGTCAAATATTtgtcaagaatattttctttaaaaagcagatttaagtttggtatggaaaaaaaaaaacattgtataAGTTGGTTACATACATGAGTTCTGGAATCAAAATGAGCTTGGTTCAAAACATTATTTTGCCATTTACAAACTCCATGCATTGGAATACAACTTATTGTCATAAATTCAGCTACCTAAACTATCAACAAGGAAGAGTAACAGACGTTTCATTGGGAACTATAGACAGAGTGGTCATGGtgtaacaaaatgaaaactctTATGTAAGGCCCTTCACATGGGGTGTGGTACCTGGTAAGGACTCAGTAGGGATTATCATAGTCAGCATggtatcatcatcattattgctTTCATTGTGAAAATCCACATCACTCCTCTTGTGCTTATGCTGAAATGCTGCACCATTACTTTCCAGTTTAGTCATATCACCTGagagttacttttattttcttttttatttttaaaagtttttatttacttatttgacagagagagtacaagtagggggagcagcaggcagggagagggagaagcaggctccccacagagaaGGGGGAGACTGATGTGgcactcgatctcaggacctgagctgaaggcagtcacttaaccaactgaaccacccaggcatctcaaagttaaatttaaaaatataaattaaagctTTATGACCCAGTCTTTTGTGCTTTTCATTCCCCTGTACTTGTTGACTGAAGTGTTATTTATATCTCTATCTCTACCCATATTTACATAGCTGTGTGTACATAGTCAAGTTTGATATTTTAggtgattttatatttctatcttaGATTTCATTGCTTATATTTTCAGCGTTTGATAGAAGTGTGTGAAAAATGTTCCATTATGAATGCGGAttaatctattttttctgtttgagCTGCAGATTTCtttgatttgtatatttttaagctATGGGTAGTTAGACACTTCCTTTTATCGAGTGCATGAAAATCTACAGTTAAGGGATCTTCCTTGTTGATTGATCTTTTTATCAGTGTGAAACCCTTCTTCTCTAGTAAGGATCTTGCCTGAAAGTCTCAGGTTTGTTATTTTCTACTAAGCTTTATTTGAGCTCAGTAATATTGTCTTCTGCTCTGTATTCTGCTTTCCTGAATTATTTACTTTAGCATTTCTgctttagaatatttatttatttatttatttatttatttatttatttatttactttaaattcaattagccaacatatagtatatcattcaTTTTTGGTGTACCAttcaatgattctttagttgcgtataacacccagtgctcatcacatcatgtgccctcctttatTCCCATAACCCAGTTACCACCTCCCCCACATACCTCCCTTTCcacatccctcagtttgtttcccagagtcaggagtctctcatggtttttctctctctctgatttcttcccattcaggtttccctaccttcccctatgatcctacatgttatttattatattcaacatatgagtgaaaccatataataattgtctttctctgatggacttatttcacttagcataatgccctccagttccatccacgtggatataaatggtagatattcatcctttctcatgactgagtgatattccattgcatatatgaaccacatcttcttaaccagtcacctattgaaggacatctcagttccttccacagtttggctattgtggaaatTGCTGCTATTAAccctggggtgcaggtgccccttctttcactacatctgtatctttggggtaaatacctaggagtgcaattgctgggttgtagggcactctatttttaacttcctcaggaacctccatactgtttttcagactGGTTggtcagcttgcattcccaccaacagtgtaagagggttcccctttctccacatcctcacccacatttgttgttctctgtcttgttaattttacccATGTTAACTGGTGTAAAGcagttttttatttgtatttacctgatggCAAGTGCTGtgcagcattttttcatgtgtctgttgtccattttgatgtcttctttagatacatgtctgttcatgtcatctgcccatttcttgacaggattatttgttttttgggtgtcgaCTTTGAGActttctttatagatcttggataccagccatTTATCTGTTATGTCCTTTGCAGATACCtcctcccattctataggttgagttttacttttgttgactgtttcccttgccatgcaaagctttttatcttgatgaagtcccaatacttcatttttgctttcttcccccTTACCTTTAGAGATGTGGCTTGCaagaagtttctgtggctgatgttgaagaggttactatattctcctctaggattttgatagattcctgtctcacattgaggtctttcatccattttgagtttatctttgtgtatggtgtaagagaatggtccggtctctttcttctgcatgtggctgtccaattttcaagcaccatttattgaagaaactgtctttttaacattgcatattctttcctgttttgtcaaagattagttgaccatagagttgagggtccatttctggggtctctattctgttccattgatatatgtatCTGttattgtgccagtaccatgctgtcttgatggtcacagctttgtattagagcttgaagtcaggcatcgTGAGGCCCCCCAGCTTTAGTTTACTTTTTCAACATCCCTCTGTTGATTTGGAGTCGTtcctgattccatacaaattttaggattgcttgttccagGTTTGTGAAAAAtcttgatggtattttgatagggattgcatcaaatGTGTATATTGCTCTTGgcagcataaacattttaacaatgtttcttcttccaatccatgagcatggaatgtttttccatccccttgtgtcttcctcagtttctttcagaagtgctctgtagtttctagagtatagatcctttacctctttggttagatttattccaaggtatcttttggtttttggtacaattttaaatgagattgaTTACTTCGTTTCTCTTTACATTGtcagtgtatataaatgcaatggatttacgtgcattgattttctatccagCCACATCgctgaattgctatatgagttctaacaattttggggTGCTGTCTTCTTGGTTTTTCACACAAagtatcatttcatctgtgaagagagagagtttgacttcttctttgccagtttggatgccttttatttctcttttgttgtctgattgctgtgctAGGACACCTAGTGCCATGTTGAACAatggtggtgagagtggacatccttgtcatgttcctgaccttagggaaaaagctctcagtttttccccattgagaatgatattcactgtgagaTTTTTGTAGATgacttttatgatactgaggtatgttccttctatccagATACTtgaagagtttttatcaagaaaggattctgtattttgtcaaatgctttttctgcatcaattgagaggatcatatggtttctgtCTTGTCTTATCATATTGatggatttgcaaatgttgaaccaccctcgcatcccaggaataaatcccacctggtcctgttgaataatccttttttttttaagactttatttatttgtttatttgacagggatagaggcagtgagagagggaacacaagcaggaggagtgggagagggcgaagcaggcttcccgctgagcaggaagcccaatgtggggctcaatcccagaactctgggatcatgccctgagcagaaggcaggtgcttaaggactgagccattcaggtgcccctgaataatCCTTTTGATGTTCTGTTGTATCCTACTGGCTAGGATCTTTTTGAGTATTTTGGCACCCATTTTCaccaggaatattggtctgtaattctcctttttgatggggtctttggttttcagatcaaggtaatgctggcttcatagaacaagtttggaaagtttccttccatttttattttctgaaacagtttCAGTAgattaggtattatttcttctttaaatgtttggtagaattcctctgggaagccatctggccctggactcttgttttttgggggaggtttttgattactgcttccatttccttgctggtttttggtctgttcagattttctacctcatcctgtttcactcttggtagtttataaatttccaggaatgcgtccatttcttctagattgcctaatttgttggcatatagttactCATACTATGTTCTTACaattgtctgtatttccttggtgttggttgtgatctctccccttaccttcatgattttattaatttgggtcttttctcttttcttttggataattctggccagaggtttattgatcttattttttcaaagaacctgcttctaattttgttgatctgttctactgttcttatggcttctatttcattgatttctgctctaacttcattatttctcttctgcttggtttaggctttatttgctattctttctctaGGCCCTTTAGCTGTGAGGTTAGCTTGTGTGTTTggggtttttctaatttttgagagaggcttgtattACTATgcacttccctcttaggaccgcctttgctgtgtcccaaagattttgaaccgatgtgctttcattttcatcagTGTCTATGAAtcgtttaatttcttctttaattttctgcgtgacccattcattctttagctgGAAGCCCTTTAACTCTCAAATGTTTGCGTTCCTTCTATATATCCTCTTGcaattgagttcaagtttcaaaacactgtggtttgaaaatatgcagGAAAATTCTGTCTTTTGATATCATTTGATACCTGATTTTTGAAACAGTATGTGATCTATtgtggagaaagttccatgtgcacaagagtagaatgagtattctgttgttttaagatagAATGtgaaaaccatctggtcctgtgtGGCATGCGaggcccttgtttctttgttgatcttctgctaaGATGATGTGTCCACTGCTGTGAGGGAGTTGACGAAATTCCCCACTGTTAATGTATTATTATGAATGTGTTTCTTTACTGTGGTTATTCATttgcttatataattggctgctcccatgttggggccATAAATgcttacaattgttagatcttcttgttggataggcCTTTTAAGTATGATAGAGTGTCCCCTTACATCTCTTACTATGCCCTTTAGTTtcaaatctaatttgtctgatatgaggattgcagCCCCAGGTTACTTTTGAGGTCCCTTAACATGTTAAATTGTTCTCTACACCCTTAcgttcagtctggaggtgtctttaagtctaaaaCGAGTCTCTTGTGGACAATATATGGATGGATATTGCCCTTTTATCCAACCTAATacactgtgtcttttgattaaagcatttagcccatttatattcagagtaactactgaaaaaTAGGAATTTATTGCCAATTTATTGTCAATGTATTGCCTGTAATGTCCCTGTTTCTATaggttctctgtttctttctggtctatgttactcttggggtctctctttgcTCACAGAATAccccttaacattttttttatattcagttaaccagcatatagtacatcataagtttttttttttttaaagattttattgatttatttgacagagatagagacagtcagtgagagagggaacacaagcagggggaatgggagaggaagaagcaggctctcagcagaggagcctgacgtggggctcgatcccggaacgccgggatcacgccctgagccgaaggcagacgcttaaccgctgtgccacccaggcgccccaatacatcataagtttttgttgtatgatttttgttcaatgattcattaatcacatataacacccagtgctcattctaaCACCtgccctcaataccca of the Ailuropoda melanoleuca isolate Jingjing unplaced genomic scaffold, ASM200744v2 unplaced-scaffold11406, whole genome shotgun sequence genome contains:
- the LOC100467891 gene encoding olfactory receptor 52A5-like, translated to MPITNGTVFMPSVLTFIGIPIHGLETIQCWIGIPFCAMYIIALVGNSLLLTIIKSEPSLHEPMYIFLAMLGATDIALSTIIVPNMLGIFWFHLPDIYFDVCLFQMWLIHTFQGIESGVLLAMALDRYVAICYPLRHATIFTRQLVTHIGIGVTLRAAVLVIPCLLLIKCRLKFYRTKLISHTYCEHMALVKLATEDVYINKFYGLLGAFIVGGLDFILITLSYIQIFITVFHLTQKEARLKAFNTCIPHICVFFQFYLLAFFSFFTHRSRSSIPSYIHITLSNLYLLVPPFFNPLVYGVKIKHIQDKVVKMFCSKSQA